ATTTTCTGACTTGGACAGTCTTGTACATGTATTTGTCCAACTGATGGGAGATGTATTTCCTGAGCTGAAGGACAATGAAAAGAAGATCAAAGATATAATTAAAGATGAAGAGGAAAGCTTTGAGAACACTCTAGCAAAGGTAATGGCGGCAAAGTGTGGCTGGCGACCAAATAACCCCTTACCACTATAAATGCAGTTGGGTCTGATTTCGTtgttactcatattttatttcatagCCTTAGGGCCAGGTAATGTTCTTGTGTTAAGTATGGTTTTTGCTCGTGCAAAAGCTGGAAGATTTAAATATAGAATAATGTGACCTGCTTAGTGATCAGGATTAATCTTGTTCCAAAGGAACACATGGATCATAACCTTATCTAGGATAATTATTGCTGTCATGGGCAATAGGTTGGATACAATCAACTTCAACAAGCATTTGTTCGACCTTTTTGTGCCAGCAGTTCAATTTGCTTTGGTTTGCACCATTCAAATTCCATTGTGCAGCCATGTCTCCAGTTATCATTGTCATATTGAAGGGTAGTTCCTACAGGGTGCATTACTGTTACAACTGATGTTACTTGTGctcttggtaaaaaaaatttcagggttttgaaaaatttaagaaaGCGGCAGATGCTGTTAAAGAGAGTGGAGGAACAGTACTTAGTGGACAGGCAAGTTCTTTTTCTCTGAATTGCATGATATTTCATATTTCACTATTAGAATATCCCTAACTAGCTTTCCTAATATTGGGGAAGTATTGTAAACCATGGCCCCCCTTAAAATAGCGATTCCAGACTTTTTCTTCCTATGCTCAGTTTGTGGTCACTGTGTTGTGCTTATTTTTGAAGTTGCTGTGGAAATTCGAATTTGTAATTGTTATAGTttgttttgcaaatcaaattaaggTTAGCACATCATGTTATCCAGCAGTCATGTCTCTCGCTGctacatattttgaaaatgcaATAATATTAACGTTTGCAGCTtagattaaaataatattaaagaaaatGTATGAAAGCAGTTGCACCAAATGAGGATTATCATAATCCACCACAATGCCAAACAGAGCTCTACTCAAATATGATAATGAAAATAAGAATGTAAGGAATGCATTATCCATTTATCTGCCCAGTTTGTGTTTGTTGTACAATACAGAAATGATATACTTTCCTAAGATTTTTGGAGGAATTGCTTCCAGTTCCATGGTGTCAAATAAACTAGCTGAAGTTCACAAATCTAACTGCCACATAACAAACTTGATATGTTTTTGCACAATTTCCAGAAATTGTGCTTTTCCTCTTGACCTTATTTTAAGAATAAACATGCAGTTCTGTATGGATTTCCGTACTTTGCCTTTCTCTGTTGGAACTTTTCAAGCTTATTTATGATATTTTCTTTCATACGTTGCAAACATTGTTTATTTCAGGATGCATTTGTCCTGTGGGACACCTATGGCTATCCAGTTGACCTGACTGAGGTTAGCTGTCCTTTTTCTGACCTGAAAGATCTATAAAGCTTCAATGTTCTATTTATGCTGTTTCTTATTATTTCATATTCCATAGGTCATGGGAGTTGACTATGGCTTGAGTGTGGATCGGGAGGGTTTTGATGCTGCAATGGAAGAAGCGAGGCAGAAGGCTAGGAATGCACGCTTCAAGGTTGTCTTTTATTCTTACTAAGTGTAGAAGTTAATCCTGAATCGTTTTCTCCGTTTGATATCTCTGATAGTGTGATATGCTGCTGGTATTTCATTATATTGGGCCAGCGTTCTGCTCATGGTTGTCAAGTTGTAAAGTCGAGTCAAGGTACCCCTGGACCGACTCGTCGACTTGGTCGACTAGTCCACGACTAGTCGACGACTTGTCCACAACTAGTCCACGACTTGGTCATGCTACAGGGGATGCAATATATACTACTGTTCTAAGCAATGTATACAGTATAAACTATGGACTATGGAGTAGCAAAGCAGCAAAATAAGTCAAgatgaaataaaactaaagtaCTAAACACAAATACACAATAAGCCAATTAgcatggtgaattggtgatttGCTACGACTAATCTATGACCGATTTTATCACTAACCATGACTAATCGCACGACTTTCTATTTGGTTGAGTCATGGTTCTCTAGTCGACTAGATTGACTGACTTTATCTACGACTAGTCGGGCGACTCGATAACAGTGGTTCTGTTTAATTTTGTAAGATATAATTTAGTTGctacctattttttttcctttttataatgTATATTTCTTTTTGCAGGCTGGGGAAAATTCCATTGTCTTGGATGCCAATGCTACAGCACAGCTGCGCAACCAAGGGCTTGCTAGTACAGATGATAGCCCGAAGTATGGTTATAAGGTAAGTTTGGCTTGCCAGATTCCTTTTTGTTCTGGTTTAGCTATATTACACTTCTATTAGGTGCAGTTGCTTATAATATTCAATGTAGTAATTTTACTTGGCCACTCTCTAGCTGTTCTTACGTTGCTCATAGAACACATTTGGATACTGATTATTATCAAACTTAAAAACATTTTTCCAGGACAATGACAGTGTGGTGAAGGCTATCTACACTGGTTCAGAATATGTAAGTGCCGCATCTGGCGATGAGGACTTTGGCCTTGTCCTGGAAAGTACAAGCTTCTACGCTGAACAGGGTGGTCAGGTACAACATTCTTACCGTGGACTATATAATGCTCATGTGGTTGTAATATGGTTCCTgggttatttattttactttatcGTTGTAATCTTCAGTGTTTCTTCATTTGTATGTCATGCCAATTAGCTGCAGTAGTCCTCTTGTAGTTAATCCCCACTTGTTTGTTCTACTTTGTCCCTTCAATCTGAAGCAGTCTAACTGTATGTCGTCCTAACAATCAGCTGTAGTCCTTCACTTGTACTACCTCTGTCTGAGAATATGAGGGATTATATGGGCAAAATCCCATAAGTTctaagacggaggtagtacttaacAGCAACTTGTACACCCTGTCCCAATCCTGCAATATTCTTTTGCTTATGCCTGATATTTCATCCTAGTACATCTTCCAATGATTTTTCAGCTATTGTGATTTGGTGGTGTTAAGAGCACATGCAAATATACAATATATTTTCCCAAATAAATTTCTAATTGAACATTAGTAATAATAAACAACACGGTGTATGCTAGTCACTGTTCCGTACATTATAAACATGACAAGATTTTTCTTGCATCAGATATATGACACTGGGAAAATTGAAGGGTCTTTCGGATCTTTCAATGTAACTAATGTTCAAGTATTTGCTGGGTATGTGCTGCATATGGGCTCATTTACAAAAGGTTCCAAGGCATTGTCTGTTGGTGATAAAGTGACATGCAAGGTAACACTTTTAGTAATACAATCTCTACATCAAATTAGTTGATCTCTGATATTCGCTTAATCAGATATGGATGTTCATGTTGCCATTGGTAGGTTGATTATGCTCGCCGTGCTCTCATTGCTCCAAACCATACATGTACCCATATGCTGAACTTTGCTCTACGGGTATGTTGAATTTAAGCTTATCGAAAAAAATTGCACTTTTATCTTCCACCCTCATGATGATTCCACCATTTAAATGCAGGAAATACTTGGTGATCATGTTGACCAGAAAGGTTCAATTGTTCTCCCAGAGAAGCTACGGTTTGATTTCTCCCATGGTATTATGTGGTTCTTATCTTATCCTTCTTCACATGTATTCCCTCAGCCATGCAACTCAAAACTGTTTGTTTGTAACAGGGAAACCTGTTCAGCCAGAAGATTTGCGGAAAATTGAGTCTATAGTGAATCAACAGATAAAAGACAAACTGGAAGTATTTGCACGTGAAATAAAATTAGCAGATGCGAAGCGCATAAATGGTCTACGAGCTGTGTTTGGTGAAGTAAGTTTTGTTAGTCGGCTAAAACATGAAATAACATGATGAAACACAAAGTTTGCCTGTTGATTATTTCCTGTAATTTATTTCACATGTTGAAATTTGTAGATCTATCCTGATCCGGTAAGAGTTGTATCAGTTGGTCGCAAAGTGGAAGATCTGCTTGCCAATCCTGAAAGCAAAGAATGGCTATCCATTTCAACGGAGCTGTGTGGCGGTATACTTTCTTCTGTCTGGAACGTATTACCTCCCATGGTTATGTTTACTAAACTTGACTGTATCAGGTACACACATTAAAAACACTAGCGAGGCAGAAGCATTTGCCCTGTTGTCCGAGGAGGGTATTGCTAAAGGTGTTAGGAGGATCACAGCTGTTACTGCTAAACATGCCTCTGATGCTATAAAGGATGCATCATCTATTGATTCTGAAATCAATGAAGCATCAAAATTGGAGGGAGCTATATTGGAAAAGGTATTATATGCCTTTGTCTTGTTTGTATCTTTCAATTGTCAATTGCATTGTTGGTGCTTAATGCACTAGATATTCATTAAATATTCTCTGATGTAAGTCTTCTCCAATAGAAATATTATTCTTCTACTCTTTATATGGATAAAGGGTAGTTAAAATTGATTGCACTGGAGTTGTTTCTGCTGATCTATTTTATATTGGATCACCATCTAAAAGTGATGTTTCTACCAGACGATTGCTTCCATCAAGAGCAAGCTTGATACAGCTTTAATTCCAGCTGCAAGAAAAGCTGATCTTAAAGGCCGGGTGTCGAAGTTGGAGGTCTGTACATGTTCTTTATGAGCTGTTACCTTGAAAGAACAGAACAATATGTGGTATTCGGCTATTTGGTATTCCATTATTGGTTGATTTTGGAGCTTATTGCAGCTGTTGGATGTTGTAGGATGAACTTAGGAAGGCCAAGAAGAAAATGGGCGAGGAGAACATCCAGAAGGCCGTGAAGTTTGCAATAGATGCCGCCCAAACTGCTCTTTCTGAAGGAAAGCGCTTCTGCGTTGCTCATGTAGATGTGGGTCTTGACACAAGTGCTATTCGGGAAGCAGTTATCAAAGTCAAGGACCAGAAGGTCAGGACTTATGTTTTCATCTGACTGTTGCAAGAACATGCTTATCCAAATGAATTGATATGCCATCTATTAGACAACTATATGCAAACTTCCTACTTCCTATTATAATAATGGTCCTACAATGTGCCCCACATGCTATATTATTTAACAATGCGTAGCAGAGACAGCCTTGAATTCAATGCCTTTTTCTTCGTCTTGCCTTGTTTTATAGGAGAATTTTCTTTTCTACTCTGTATGCAAGATACTGTTTCCTTTTTTCATGTCTCCCCAGCCAAAATCCACTACTACTTTGCTAAAATGTCGACCACAAATTGGTGCTCATGTCAATGTTATAGTTGTGAATGCCTCATAGGTGCGCTGAACAAATCAATGATGTAGGTGCTGTCCATAACTAGTTAGCTAAGGTGCCAAACACTCTGACAGagtgaatttctaagattatttatTTCCATTGTCAAGTGTAGGATGTGCTGTTGAACTTTTGGGTTTGTCTTGTACAGGATTTGCCAATCATGCTATTCAGCACGGATGAAGCCACGAATAAGGCAGTCATTTATGCTGGTGTGCCTCCCAGCGCTGCTAACAGCTTGAAGGTGTTGGATTGGTTGACACCATCTATTGCGCCCCTCAAAGGAAAGGGAGGTGGTGGCAAGAATGGAATTGCCCAGGGCCAGGTGAGCAATCGTACCCTTCAAATCTTGAATTTTCCACATAAGTACCCGAGGTGAAATATTTGTGATTATATCACACaataaaatatgtaaatttaTGCAATGCAGGGAACTGAGGCCTCTCAACTAAAGGAAGCTATGGAGGTTGCTACCCAGATAGCTTCAATGAAGCTGGTCTAACTTTTGGATACCTAGTTTccatctgttctttttttttctttttcctattgATGCTTCTTTGTAACAATTTCGCTCCTTACAGAAGTTTTATATCATGTCGAAACGTGAAAGCAAAAAAGGTTGATTGATGTTACCAAATACCGATACGCTTCTGTACGGGCTACATTTAATCGTATTGGTTTATCAAAATGGCAAATTTAACTTGCTATTATACCGAATGCGTGTGCTCGTAACTTTATGTTAATTATCTGTGCATAGTGGCTTAATTCGGAGATGTTCCATATGTTATGTTATAT
The sequence above is drawn from the Oryza glaberrima chromosome 10, OglaRS2, whole genome shotgun sequence genome and encodes:
- the LOC127786274 gene encoding alanine--tRNA ligase, translated to MLVVRRACCLLRLSSSSHPPATRVLPAAIYLTSSSSAAASAPAPPAMAASTEWPASRVRETFISFFESKSHTRWPSSPVVPVDDPTLLFANAGMNQFKPVFLGTAAPDAPLGRLRRACNTQKCIRAGGKHNDLDDVGKDTYHHTFFEMLGNWSFGDYFKEEAIGFAWELLTQVYKLPTDRIYATYFGGDEKSGLAPDTESKNIWLKYLPKEKVLPFGCKDNFWEMGDTGPCGPCTEIHFDRVGNRDAASLVNNDDPTCIEIWNLVFIQFNREADGTLRPLPAKHVDTGMGFERLTSILQNKMSNYDTDVFMPIFDAIHQLAGNGIQSYSGKVGPEDVDKVDMAYRVVADHIRTLSFAIADGSQPGNEGREYVLRRILRRAVHFGHQKLKAKQGFFSSLVHVFVQLMGDVFPELKDNEKKIKDIIKDEEESFENTLAKGFEKFKKAADAVKESGGTVLSGQDAFVLWDTYGYPVDLTEVMGVDYGLSVDREGFDAAMEEARQKARNARFKAGENSIVLDANATAQLRNQGLASTDDSPKYGYKDNDSVVKAIYTGSEYVSAASGDEDFGLVLESTSFYAEQGGQIYDTGKIEGSFGSFNVTNVQVFAGYVLHMGSFTKGSKALSVGDKVTCKVDYARRALIAPNHTCTHMLNFALREILGDHVDQKGSIVLPEKLRFDFSHGKPVQPEDLRKIESIVNQQIKDKLEVFAREIKLADAKRINGLRAVFGEIYPDPVRVVSVGRKVEDLLANPESKEWLSISTELCGGTHIKNTSEAEAFALLSEEGIAKGVRRITAVTAKHASDAIKDASSIDSEINEASKLEGAILEKTIASIKSKLDTALIPAARKADLKGRVSKLEDELRKAKKKMGEENIQKAVKFAIDAAQTALSEGKRFCVAHVDVGLDTSAIREAVIKVKDQKDLPIMLFSTDEATNKAVIYAGVPPSAANSLKVLDWLTPSIAPLKGKGGGGKNGIAQGQGTEASQLKEAMEVATQIASMKLV